Proteins encoded by one window of Bradyrhizobium sp. B097:
- a CDS encoding FAD-dependent oxidoreductase, producing the protein MAANTAQAKTQFGYRRHPDQERSGANVAEHPVVVVGAGPVGLSLAIDLAQRGQRVVLLDDADRIGEGSRAICFSKRSLEFWDRLGVGDRMVEKGVVWSVGKIFHGASQLYQFNLLPEEGHKRPAFINLQQFYAEAYLVDRVEQLPEIDLRWRNKVIALESRNDGVALTIATPEGSYQVHASFVVACDGARSSLRQMVGADFAGQVFEDQFLIADVKMTAAFPTERWFWFDPPFHAGRSALLHKQPDDIWRIDLQLNPDADPVAEKQPENVRPRIERMLGHDKFEFEWISLYKFQCRRMAKFIHGRVIFAGDSAHQVSPFGARGANSGLEDAENLAWKLDRVLRRLSPEGLLETYHIERSAAADENIRESTRSTDFMAPVTRQEARLREAVLSLAKDTEFGKRMVNGGRLSVPSVYDTPLSSGDRDDWRGGPRPGASMLDAPVTEQGGGSSYLTDVFIRQGTRFTLLEFGNGAAVDVPDGVGSIRVGGEGGLVDAQGLAGKRYDAEPGTAYLLRPDGYVAARFRNAARPALDAALARAAGLN; encoded by the coding sequence ATGGCAGCCAACACGGCACAGGCCAAAACCCAGTTCGGCTATCGCCGTCACCCCGACCAGGAACGGTCCGGCGCCAACGTCGCCGAGCATCCGGTCGTGGTGGTCGGCGCCGGGCCGGTGGGATTGTCGCTCGCGATCGACCTCGCGCAGCGCGGCCAGCGCGTGGTGCTGCTCGACGATGCCGACCGGATCGGCGAAGGCTCGCGCGCGATCTGCTTCTCGAAGCGCTCGCTGGAATTCTGGGACCGCCTCGGGGTCGGCGACCGCATGGTCGAGAAGGGCGTGGTGTGGAGCGTCGGCAAGATTTTTCACGGCGCCTCGCAGCTTTACCAGTTCAATTTGCTGCCCGAGGAGGGCCACAAGCGGCCGGCCTTCATCAACCTGCAGCAATTCTATGCCGAGGCCTATCTGGTCGATCGGGTCGAGCAGCTGCCTGAAATCGATCTGCGCTGGCGCAACAAGGTGATCGCGCTGGAAAGCCGCAACGACGGCGTCGCGCTGACCATTGCGACGCCTGAAGGCTCCTATCAGGTCCATGCCTCCTTCGTCGTCGCCTGCGACGGCGCGCGTTCCTCGCTGCGCCAGATGGTCGGGGCGGACTTCGCGGGGCAGGTGTTCGAGGACCAGTTCCTGATCGCCGACGTCAAGATGACCGCGGCGTTCCCGACCGAGCGCTGGTTCTGGTTCGATCCGCCGTTCCATGCCGGACGCTCGGCGCTGCTGCACAAGCAGCCGGACGATATCTGGCGGATCGATCTGCAGCTCAATCCGGATGCCGATCCGGTGGCCGAGAAGCAGCCGGAGAATGTGCGGCCACGGATCGAACGCATGCTCGGGCACGACAAGTTCGAATTCGAATGGATCTCGCTCTACAAGTTCCAGTGCCGCCGGATGGCCAAGTTCATCCATGGCCGCGTGATCTTTGCCGGCGATTCCGCGCACCAGGTCTCGCCGTTCGGCGCGCGCGGCGCCAATTCCGGGCTCGAGGACGCCGAGAATCTGGCGTGGAAGCTCGATCGCGTGTTGCGCCGGCTGTCTCCGGAAGGCCTGCTGGAGACCTATCACATCGAGCGTAGCGCGGCGGCGGACGAGAACATCCGCGAGTCCACCCGCTCGACCGATTTCATGGCGCCGGTGACCCGGCAGGAGGCGCGGCTCCGCGAAGCGGTGCTCTCGCTTGCCAAGGATACCGAGTTCGGCAAGCGCATGGTCAATGGCGGCCGGCTGTCGGTGCCGTCGGTCTACGACACACCGCTGTCGAGCGGCGATCGCGACGACTGGCGCGGCGGCCCGCGGCCGGGCGCCTCGATGCTGGACGCGCCGGTAACCGAGCAGGGCGGCGGTTCTAGCTATCTGACCGATGTTTTCATCAGGCAGGGAACGCGGTTCACGCTGCTGGAGTTTGGCAACGGCGCTGCTGTCGACGTGCCTGACGGCGTCGGCAGCATCCGGGTCGGAGGCGAGGGCGGGCTGGTCGACGCCCAGGGCCTTGCCGGCAAGCGCTATGATGCCGAGCCCGGCACCGCCTATCTGCTGCGGCCGGACGGCTACGTCGCGGCGCGCTTCCGCAATGCGGCGCGGCCGGCACTCGATGCGGCGCTGGCGCGCGCCGCCGGCCTGAACTGA
- a CDS encoding Lrp/AsnC family transcriptional regulator: MPDVDAFDLKMLAALQDDGRLTNQQLADLVGLSASQCSRRRMRLEEEKVISGYHADLAGEALGFGLIAFIHITLATHSPDNAKRFRELVNRVDDIQEAYALTGDADYVLKVMLRDLKSLSDIVNNVLMPHQSVAHVRSSIVLDRLKESTKLPLKALPT, translated from the coding sequence ATGCCTGACGTCGATGCCTTCGACCTTAAAATGCTCGCCGCGCTGCAGGACGACGGCCGGCTGACCAACCAGCAGCTCGCCGACCTGGTCGGGCTCTCCGCCTCGCAATGCTCGCGGCGGCGGATGCGGCTGGAGGAGGAGAAGGTGATTTCCGGCTACCACGCCGACCTCGCCGGCGAGGCGCTCGGCTTCGGCCTGATCGCCTTCATCCACATCACGCTTGCGACCCATTCGCCCGACAACGCCAAGCGGTTTCGCGAGCTGGTCAACCGCGTCGACGACATCCAGGAGGCGTATGCGCTGACCGGCGATGCCGATTACGTGCTGAAGGTGATGCTGCGCGACCTCAAGAGCCTGTCCGACATCGTCAACAACGTGCTGATGCCGCACCAGAGCGTGGCGCATGTGCGCTCGTCGATCGTGCTCGACCGCCTGAAGGAAAGCACCAAGCTGCCGCTGAAGGCGTTACCGACCTGA
- a CDS encoding MarR family transcriptional regulator, with product MPFRLNRLAAEVSSALSSEYQARYGLDIPEWRVLATLGFRSDPCSAQYIAHCTRTHKSTISRAVSALMEREIVERVENADDRREFRLRLTKKGQVLYEELIPRLLRKEQEILSCLSAQERRDLGRLLGKVETSLELVQTSEEADAKDVY from the coding sequence ATGCCGTTCCGCCTGAACCGGCTGGCGGCGGAGGTGTCCTCGGCGCTATCGAGCGAATATCAGGCGCGCTACGGCCTCGACATTCCGGAATGGCGGGTGCTCGCGACGCTGGGTTTCCGCAGCGATCCCTGCAGCGCGCAATACATCGCGCATTGCACCCGCACGCATAAATCAACCATTAGCCGCGCGGTCTCGGCGCTGATGGAGCGCGAAATCGTCGAGCGCGTCGAGAACGCGGACGACCGCCGTGAATTCCGCCTGCGCCTGACGAAGAAGGGCCAGGTACTCTACGAAGAGCTGATCCCGCGCCTGCTGCGCAAGGAGCAGGAGATCCTGTCCTGCCTGTCCGCACAGGAGCGCCGCGATCTCGGACGCCTGCTCGGCAAGGTCGAGACCAGCCTCGAACTGGTGCAGACCAGCGAAGAAGCCGACGCCAAGGACGTGTATTAG
- a CDS encoding NAD(P)-dependent oxidoreductase, which translates to MTEYKTLGFIGLGVMGEPICRNLVKKSGKRVVVFDLSTEPLQRLRADGADVAETVADVIKQSDVLFLCLPSARHVRAVFEGDGILKNIRSGQVVVDLGTSSVSQTRDFAGQLQAKGAAWADAPIARTRQAAQDGTLSVMVGAVPALYAAIEPLIRCFATDVTNCGDVGAGQVTKILNNMVLFETVNALAEAVAVAKRNGVDPKLLLETLSKGSADSFALRNHGMKAIVPGVFPERAFSTEYALKDLSYALELAADAGIKIRGAELIGTVLQEAIDKGSKDNYFPVIAKHIDRA; encoded by the coding sequence ATGACTGAATACAAGACTCTCGGATTCATCGGTCTCGGCGTGATGGGCGAGCCGATTTGCCGCAACCTGGTCAAGAAGAGCGGCAAGCGCGTCGTCGTGTTCGACCTGTCGACTGAGCCGCTGCAACGGCTACGCGCCGACGGCGCCGATGTGGCTGAAACGGTCGCTGACGTCATCAAGCAGAGCGATGTGCTGTTCCTCTGCCTGCCGAGCGCCAGGCATGTCCGCGCGGTGTTCGAGGGCGACGGCATTTTGAAGAACATCAGAAGCGGCCAGGTCGTGGTCGATCTCGGCACGTCTTCGGTCAGCCAGACCCGCGACTTCGCCGGGCAGTTGCAGGCCAAGGGCGCGGCCTGGGCCGACGCGCCGATCGCGCGCACCCGGCAGGCGGCACAGGACGGCACGCTCAGCGTGATGGTCGGCGCGGTGCCCGCGCTCTATGCCGCGATCGAGCCCTTGATCCGCTGCTTTGCCACCGACGTCACCAATTGCGGCGATGTCGGCGCGGGGCAGGTGACCAAGATCCTCAACAACATGGTGCTGTTCGAGACCGTGAACGCGCTGGCCGAGGCGGTTGCGGTCGCGAAGCGCAATGGCGTCGATCCGAAGCTCTTGCTGGAAACCCTGTCGAAGGGCTCGGCCGACAGCTTTGCGCTGCGCAACCACGGCATGAAGGCGATCGTGCCGGGCGTGTTTCCGGAGCGTGCGTTCTCGACCGAATATGCGCTGAAGGATCTGTCCTACGCGCTGGAGCTCGCCGCCGACGCCGGCATCAAGATCCGCGGCGCGGAGCTGATCGGCACGGTGCTGCAGGAAGCGATCGACAAGGGATCGAAGGATAATTATTTCCCGGTGATCGCGAAGCATATCGATCGGGCGTAG
- the hmgA gene encoding homogentisate 1,2-dioxygenase, whose product MNINTSPDQIVRSSGQVTPGYMSGFGNSFETEALPGALPMGRNSPQRCAYGLYAEQLSGSPFTAPRGTNERSWLYRIRPSVRHSGRFAKADSGLWRTAPCYEYDMPIAQLRWDPAPIPKQDMTFLQGVQTMTTAGDANTQAGMAAHIYLITKSMVDQHFYNADGEMMFVLQQGNLRLVTEFGRIDAEPGEIVVIPRGVKFRVEIPDGPARGYLCENYGGAFTLPERGPIGANCLANSRDFLTPVASYEDKDTPTELYVKWGGALFKTTLPHSPIDVVAWHGNYAPYKYDLRTFSPVGAIAFDHPDPSIFTVLTSPSETAGTANIDFVIFPERWMVADNTFRPPWYHMNIMSEFMGLIYGVYDAKPQGFVPGGISLHNMMLPHGPDREAFEHASNGELKPVKLTGTMAFMFETRFPQRVTQHAATSSTLQDDYSDCWKGLEKKFDPTKP is encoded by the coding sequence ATGAACATCAATACCTCGCCTGATCAGATCGTTCGCAGCTCGGGGCAAGTCACGCCGGGCTACATGTCCGGCTTCGGCAACAGTTTTGAGACCGAGGCACTGCCCGGCGCGCTGCCGATGGGGCGCAACTCGCCGCAGCGCTGCGCCTACGGGCTCTATGCCGAGCAGCTTTCGGGCTCGCCGTTCACGGCGCCGCGCGGCACCAATGAGCGCTCCTGGCTCTATCGTATCCGCCCGTCGGTGCGGCACTCCGGCCGTTTCGCCAAGGCAGATAGCGGGCTGTGGCGCACCGCGCCGTGTTACGAATACGACATGCCGATCGCGCAGCTGCGCTGGGACCCGGCACCGATCCCGAAGCAGGACATGACCTTCCTGCAGGGCGTGCAGACCATGACCACGGCGGGTGACGCGAATACCCAAGCCGGCATGGCGGCGCACATCTATCTCATCACCAAATCGATGGTCGATCAGCATTTCTACAATGCCGATGGCGAGATGATGTTCGTGCTGCAGCAGGGCAATCTGCGCCTCGTCACCGAGTTCGGCCGCATCGATGCCGAGCCGGGTGAGATCGTGGTGATCCCGCGCGGCGTTAAATTCCGCGTCGAGATTCCTGACGGACCGGCGCGCGGCTATCTCTGCGAGAATTACGGCGGCGCGTTCACGCTGCCGGAGCGCGGTCCGATCGGCGCCAATTGCCTGGCCAATTCGCGCGACTTCCTGACGCCGGTGGCAAGCTACGAGGACAAGGACACGCCGACCGAGCTCTACGTGAAGTGGGGCGGCGCGCTGTTCAAGACCACATTGCCGCATTCGCCGATCGACGTCGTCGCCTGGCACGGCAATTACGCGCCCTACAAATACGACCTGCGCACCTTCTCGCCGGTCGGCGCGATCGCGTTCGACCATCCCGATCCGTCGATCTTCACGGTGCTGACCTCGCCGTCGGAGACCGCCGGCACCGCGAACATCGACTTCGTGATCTTCCCGGAGCGATGGATGGTGGCCGACAACACCTTCCGCCCGCCGTGGTACCACATGAACATCATGTCGGAGTTCATGGGGCTGATCTACGGCGTCTACGATGCCAAGCCGCAGGGCTTCGTGCCCGGCGGCATCTCGCTGCACAACATGATGCTGCCGCACGGCCCCGACCGCGAAGCCTTCGAGCACGCCAGCAACGGCGAGCTGAAGCCGGTGAAGCTGACCGGCACGATGGCCTTCATGTTCGAGACCCGTTTCCCGCAGCGCGTGACGCAGCACGCCGCGACGTCGTCGACGCTGCAGGACGATTACTCGGATTGCTGGAAGGGGCTCGAGAAGAAGTTCGACCCGACCAAGCCGTAA
- the fahA gene encoding fumarylacetoacetase — translation MTHPNDPSLRSFIDVAPTSDFPIQNLPYGVFSSKDGLAPRVGVAIGDYVLDLWELEQDSRLDVGPLGVFSQPSLNAFMALGPKVWSATRARISELLRADHPELRDNRELRARALVPMADVRLHMPFAVSGYTDFYSSKEHATNVGVMFRGKDNALQPNWLHMPIGYNGRASTVVVSGTKVRRPRGQLKPPTAEVPSFGACKRLDFELEMGVVVGQASPMGEMLTEKQAEEMIFGFVILNDWSARDIQQWEYVPLGPFQAKAFATSISPWVVTREALEPFRIPGPAQQPEPLAYLKQTQPNNYDLQLDVALRAGAMNEAKTICSTNFKYMYWSSVQQLVHHASSGCAMNVGDLLGSGTISGPEKHQRGSLLEISWNGTEPVELASGVTRSFLENGDSLVMRGWCQGDGYRVGFGEVEGTIVAAE, via the coding sequence ATGACCCACCCCAACGACCCATCCCTCCGCTCCTTCATCGACGTCGCGCCGACCTCCGATTTCCCGATCCAGAACCTGCCCTACGGCGTGTTCTCGTCGAAGGACGGCCTTGCGCCGCGCGTCGGCGTTGCGATCGGCGACTATGTGCTCGACCTCTGGGAGCTCGAACAGGACTCGCGGCTCGATGTCGGGCCGCTCGGCGTGTTCTCGCAGCCGTCGCTCAACGCCTTCATGGCGCTCGGGCCAAAAGTGTGGTCGGCGACGCGGGCGCGGATCAGCGAGCTGCTGCGCGCCGATCATCCGGAGCTGCGCGACAACAGGGAGTTGCGGGCCCGGGCGCTGGTGCCGATGGCGGACGTCCGGCTGCACATGCCGTTTGCCGTTTCGGGCTACACCGATTTCTATTCGTCGAAGGAGCACGCCACCAATGTCGGCGTCATGTTCCGCGGCAAGGACAATGCGTTGCAGCCGAACTGGCTGCACATGCCGATCGGCTACAACGGCCGTGCCTCGACGGTGGTGGTGAGTGGCACCAAGGTGCGGCGGCCGCGTGGCCAGCTGAAGCCGCCGACCGCTGAGGTGCCGAGCTTCGGCGCCTGCAAGCGGCTCGACTTCGAGCTCGAGATGGGCGTGGTGGTGGGGCAGGCGTCGCCGATGGGCGAGATGCTCACCGAGAAGCAGGCCGAAGAGATGATCTTCGGCTTCGTCATTCTCAACGACTGGAGCGCGCGCGATATCCAGCAATGGGAGTACGTGCCGCTCGGCCCGTTCCAGGCGAAGGCATTCGCGACCTCGATCAGCCCGTGGGTGGTGACGCGCGAAGCGCTGGAGCCGTTCCGGATACCAGGCCCGGCGCAGCAGCCGGAGCCGCTGGCCTATCTGAAGCAGACCCAGCCGAACAATTACGACTTGCAGCTCGACGTCGCGCTGCGCGCCGGTGCGATGAACGAAGCGAAGACGATCTGCAGCACCAACTTCAAATACATGTACTGGTCGTCGGTGCAGCAGCTGGTGCATCATGCCTCCAGCGGCTGCGCGATGAATGTCGGAGATCTCTTGGGGTCCGGCACGATCTCCGGCCCCGAGAAGCACCAGCGCGGCAGCCTCCTGGAAATCAGCTGGAACGGCACCGAGCCGGTCGAGCTTGCCAGCGGCGTGACGCGCTCGTTCCTGGAGAACGGCGACTCGCTGGTCATGCGCGGCTGGTGCCAGGGCGACGGCTATCGCGTCGGCTTCGGCGAGGTTGAAGGCACGATCGTCGCGGCGGAGTAA
- a CDS encoding N-acyl homoserine lactonase family protein — MGNAYEIYALRYATMSPRTPHLNFLVPDPHDATAQDLDYFVWLIRGHGRDVLVDTGFNAEEAKARARKLTLNPVDALAGFGVSADAIRDVIVTHLHYDHAGNLDRFPNAKFHLQEREMSYATGRCMCNGMLRHPFSIEHVTQMVRHVYGERVTFHSGDGEIAPGVTVHRVGGHSDGLQVVRVETARGPVVLASDAAHYYANLHKKSPFPIVYNVGDMAQGWETVERLAGHPDRFIPGHDPIVSEIYPRASDKVDAFALHLAPSRSFAK; from the coding sequence ATGGGAAACGCCTACGAAATCTACGCCCTGCGCTATGCGACGATGTCGCCGCGCACGCCTCACCTCAACTTCCTGGTGCCCGATCCGCATGACGCCACGGCGCAGGATCTCGATTATTTCGTCTGGCTGATCCGCGGCCACGGCCGCGACGTTCTGGTCGACACCGGCTTCAACGCCGAGGAGGCCAAGGCCCGCGCCCGCAAGCTGACGCTCAACCCGGTCGATGCGCTGGCCGGTTTCGGCGTCAGCGCCGATGCGATCCGCGACGTCATCGTCACCCATCTGCATTATGACCACGCCGGCAACCTGGATCGCTTCCCGAACGCCAAATTCCATCTGCAGGAACGCGAGATGAGCTATGCGACCGGCCGCTGCATGTGCAACGGCATGCTGCGCCATCCGTTCTCCATTGAACACGTCACGCAGATGGTCCGCCACGTCTATGGCGAGCGCGTCACCTTCCATTCCGGTGACGGCGAGATCGCGCCCGGCGTCACCGTGCATCGCGTCGGCGGCCATTCCGATGGCTTGCAGGTGGTCCGGGTCGAGACCGCGCGCGGCCCGGTCGTGCTGGCGTCGGACGCCGCGCATTACTACGCGAACCTGCACAAGAAGAGCCCGTTCCCGATCGTCTACAATGTCGGCGACATGGCGCAGGGCTGGGAGACCGTCGAGCGGCTGGCCGGTCATCCCGACCGCTTCATCCCCGGTCACGATCCGATCGTCAGCGAGATCTATCCGCGCGCCAGCGACAAGGTCGATGCGTTCGCGCTGCATCTGGCGCCATCGCGATCGTTCGCGAAATAG
- a CDS encoding DUF1272 domain-containing protein, which yields MALQLRPNCEYCDKDLPPSALEARICSYECTFCADCAETKLGNVCPNCGGGFAPRPIRPAKPWRPGVCTVNQPPSDKRVHLKYSLEDCAANTARLRDIRPEER from the coding sequence ATGGCGCTGCAGCTGCGACCGAACTGCGAATATTGCGACAAGGACCTGCCACCGAGCGCGCTGGAGGCGCGGATTTGCTCCTATGAATGCACGTTCTGCGCTGACTGCGCCGAGACCAAGCTCGGCAATGTCTGCCCGAACTGCGGCGGCGGCTTTGCGCCACGGCCGATCCGCCCGGCCAAGCCGTGGCGGCCGGGTGTCTGCACCGTGAACCAGCCGCCGTCGGACAAGCGGGTGCATCTGAAATACAGCCTCGAGGACTGTGCGGCGAATACGGCGCGGCTGAGGGATATTAGGCCCGAGGAGCGGTGA
- a CDS encoding caspase family protein — MKIRLALLATLIFSIASPTLSVAAGDRFALVIGNAKYPDADAPLKEPVNDARDVADELKRDGFTVEVGENLTGDGMRRAFDRLYGKIKPGSVALIFFSGYGIQSNRQSYMIPIDAQIWAEADVRRDGFSLETVLGEINSRGAGVKIALVDASRRNPFERRFRSFSAGLAPVIAPNGTLVMYSAALSSVVSDNGSDRSLFVRELLKEIRTPDLMAEETLNRTRVGVTRASRQEQVPWISSSLAEDFSFSPGGAATPGGAANPSVAPAPSNAAPAPAASPSTEVATAPPVSPPPVPPAATPVPPAAAPTPPAATAPAPPPAPPKPSVATAPAAPPPAPKAPEIALPPPAPPPPVVIQPTPAPSNSPVLADDPTIKGLNEKLDKNPDDAAALYRRGQVFASKGAYDLAVKDFTNSLRLNPKDVEAYNNRCWVRTVIGDLQAALKDCNEALRLRPNFVDALDSRGLMNLKGGQNKNAIADFDAALKINPRLTSSLYGRGLAKKRNGAVAEGDLDIANAKAMDPNIVKEFADYGVQ; from the coding sequence ATGAAAATCCGCCTTGCCTTGCTCGCCACGCTGATTTTTTCAATCGCGTCGCCCACCCTGTCCGTCGCCGCTGGCGATCGTTTCGCGCTGGTCATCGGCAACGCCAAATATCCCGACGCCGACGCGCCGCTGAAGGAGCCGGTCAACGACGCCCGTGACGTCGCCGACGAGCTCAAGCGTGACGGCTTCACCGTCGAGGTCGGCGAAAACCTGACCGGCGACGGCATGCGCCGCGCCTTCGACCGGCTCTATGGCAAGATCAAGCCCGGCTCGGTCGCGCTGATCTTCTTCTCGGGTTACGGCATCCAGTCGAACCGGCAGAGCTACATGATCCCGATCGACGCCCAGATCTGGGCCGAGGCCGACGTCCGCCGCGACGGCTTCAGCCTCGAGACCGTGCTCGGCGAGATCAACAGCCGCGGCGCCGGGGTGAAGATCGCCCTGGTCGACGCCTCGCGGCGCAACCCGTTCGAGCGCCGCTTCCGCAGCTTCTCGGCCGGGCTCGCCCCGGTGATCGCCCCCAACGGCACGTTGGTGATGTATTCGGCCGCGCTGTCGTCGGTGGTCTCGGACAATGGCAGCGACCGCAGCCTGTTCGTGCGGGAACTGCTGAAGGAGATCCGCACCCCCGACCTGATGGCGGAGGAAACGCTGAACCGCACCCGCGTCGGCGTCACCCGGGCCTCGCGGCAGGAACAGGTGCCGTGGATCTCGTCGTCGCTGGCCGAGGATTTCTCGTTCAGTCCGGGCGGCGCAGCCACTCCAGGCGGCGCAGCCAATCCGAGCGTCGCGCCGGCGCCGTCCAATGCTGCGCCCGCGCCTGCCGCGTCGCCATCGACCGAGGTGGCTACGGCACCGCCGGTTTCCCCACCGCCAGTTCCGCCCGCAGCAACGCCGGTACCGCCCGCGGCGGCCCCGACGCCACCGGCAGCAACGGCACCGGCTCCACCACCAGCGCCGCCGAAGCCATCGGTCGCGACAGCACCGGCCGCACCGCCGCCTGCGCCAAAAGCGCCCGAGATCGCGCTGCCGCCTCCCGCGCCTCCGCCGCCGGTGGTGATCCAGCCCACGCCGGCTCCGAGCAATTCGCCTGTTCTCGCCGATGATCCGACGATCAAGGGCCTGAACGAAAAGCTCGACAAGAACCCGGATGACGCGGCTGCGCTGTATCGCCGCGGCCAGGTCTTTGCCAGCAAGGGCGCCTACGACCTCGCGGTGAAGGATTTTACCAATTCGCTGCGGCTGAACCCGAAGGATGTCGAGGCCTATAACAACCGCTGCTGGGTCCGCACCGTGATCGGCGACCTGCAGGCGGCGCTGAAGGACTGCAACGAGGCGCTGCGGCTGCGCCCGAATTTCGTCGATGCGCTCGACAGCCGCGGGCTGATGAACCTGAAGGGCGGGCAGAACAAGAACGCGATCGCCGATTTCGACGCCGCGCTGAAGATCAACCCGCGGCTGACCTCGTCGCTGTACGGGCGCGGCCTTGCCAAGAAGCGCAACGGCGCGGTCGCGGAAGGCGATCTCGACATCGCCAATGCCAAGGCGATGGACCCGAACATCGTCAAGGAATTCGCCGACTACGGCGTGCAGTGA
- a CDS encoding MBL fold metallo-hydrolase, whose translation MAKGFASTTDLAEKKVTFSEIGTDLYAFTAEGDPNTAVIVGEDGCLVFDAQATPAMANKVIERVKTVTDKPIKYVVLSHYHAVRVLGASAYHAQGIVASQETYRLIQERGQQDWDSEYGRFPRLFQDAASIPGLTWPTLTFEGEMSIYLGKREVRLMQLGAGHTSGDIVAWVPDAEVMFSGDLIEYHSACYCGDAHLREWPMTLNEIRAFNPKAIAPGRGDALKGLETGRDAIAMTRDFVTTLYGAAESSVAKGRSLKESMAATREVMDPKFSKFAIYEHCLPFNVSRAYDEASGIDDPVIWTDKRDQEMWAALQGGS comes from the coding sequence ATGGCCAAAGGTTTCGCATCGACCACGGATCTCGCGGAGAAGAAGGTGACCTTCTCCGAGATCGGAACCGATCTCTACGCCTTCACCGCCGAGGGCGATCCCAACACCGCCGTCATCGTCGGCGAGGACGGCTGCCTGGTGTTCGACGCGCAGGCGACGCCCGCGATGGCCAACAAGGTGATCGAGCGGGTCAAGACCGTCACCGACAAGCCGATCAAATACGTCGTGCTGTCGCATTATCACGCGGTGCGCGTGCTCGGCGCCTCCGCCTATCACGCGCAGGGCATCGTCGCCTCGCAGGAGACCTATCGCCTGATCCAGGAGCGCGGCCAGCAGGACTGGGATTCCGAGTACGGCCGCTTCCCGCGGCTGTTCCAGGATGCCGCGAGCATTCCCGGACTGACCTGGCCGACGCTGACCTTCGAGGGCGAGATGTCGATCTATCTCGGCAAGCGCGAGGTGCGGCTGATGCAGCTCGGCGCCGGCCACACCTCGGGCGATATCGTCGCCTGGGTGCCGGACGCCGAGGTGATGTTCTCCGGCGACCTCATCGAATATCACTCGGCCTGCTATTGCGGCGATGCGCATCTGCGCGAATGGCCGATGACGCTGAACGAGATCCGCGCCTTCAATCCGAAGGCAATCGCGCCGGGCCGCGGCGATGCGCTGAAGGGCCTCGAGACCGGACGCGATGCGATCGCGATGACCCGCGATTTCGTCACCACGCTCTACGGCGCCGCCGAATCCTCCGTCGCCAAGGGCCGCAGCTTGAAGGAATCGATGGCAGCGACGCGCGAGGTGATGGACCCGAAATTCTCGAAGTTTGCGATCTACGAGCACTGCCTGCCGTTCAACGTTTCGCGCGCCTATGACGAGGCGTCCGGGATCGACGATCCCGTGATCTGGACCGACAAGCGCGACCAGGAAATGTGGGCCGCCCTGCAAGGAGGATCATGA
- a CDS encoding DUF2783 domain-containing protein produces the protein MALSTSSNFAKPDDAFRAIVEAHRGLTEAQSADLDAALVLVLANHIGDLDVLREAIALAKRRTLDASQQQQQQQQQQQ, from the coding sequence ATGGCGCTGTCGACCAGTTCGAATTTTGCAAAGCCCGACGACGCCTTTCGCGCCATCGTCGAGGCACATCGCGGCCTTACCGAGGCGCAGAGCGCCGATCTCGATGCCGCGCTGGTGCTGGTGCTCGCCAACCACATCGGCGATCTCGACGTGCTGCGCGAGGCGATCGCGCTGGCGAAGCGGCGGACGCTGGACGCGAGCCAGCAACAACAGCAGCAACAGCAGCAACAACAATAG